From a region of the Salvelinus alpinus chromosome 2, SLU_Salpinus.1, whole genome shotgun sequence genome:
- the pdcd4b gene encoding programmed cell death protein 4b isoform X2 codes for MATDCEAWLNANPLDEDDLSDSFLSGEEENGIITKNIKNEINGNWISAPNSIHEARLKAKAKRRLRKTSSRDSGRGDSFSDNGDPSRGTNGTVPPTSPKSKLLDRKSRAGKGRGLPKKGGAGGKGVWGPPGEVYDLEEVDVKDPNYDEAQENCVYETVVPPLEEGDFEKTLTPIVQEYFEHGDTNEVAELLGELNLGSMSSGVPMLAVSLALEAKASHRELTSRLLTDLCGRVLSRRDVESSFDKLLRELPDLVLDTPGAPQLVGQFIARAVKDKILSKSYLDGYKGRVDCVHARAALDRAAVLLKMGMGGLRIDNLWGTGGGQRPVTQLVSEMTLLLKEYLLSGDNKEAERCLRELEAIVMVLESKGEKTFKMVLQLLKFLWVSSIITVDQMRRGYERVYMDIAEINIDVPRAYFILEQFVDKSFSAGFICEKLRDLCPSRGRKRFVSEGDGGRFKLESY; via the exons atggcaACTGACTGCGAGGCATGGCTGAACGCTAACCCCCTTG ACGAAGACGATCTGAGTGACTCTTTCCTATCGGGAGAAGAGGAGAATGGCATTATCACCAAAAACATCAAGAACGAAATAAATGGGAACTGGATTTCGGCACCTAACAGTATCCACGAGGCCCGTCTCAAAGCCAAAGCGAAGAGGAGGCTGAGGAAGACTTCTTCTAGAGACTCTGGGAGAGGGGACTCGTTTAGCGATAACGGGGACCCCTCCCGGGGTACTAACGGTACCGTACCCCCCACCAGCCCCAAGAGCAAACTGCTGGACAGGAAGTCTCGGGCAGGGAAGGGACGAGGACTTCCAAAGAAAG GTGGAGCGGGGGGCAAAGGGGTGTGGGGCCCACCTGGAGAAGTGTACGACCTGGAGGAGGTCGACGTCAAAGACCCCAACTATGACGAAGCTCAG GAGAACTGTGTGTATGAGACGGTGGTTCCTCCGCTGGAGGAGGGGGACTTTGAGAAGACGCTCACTCCCATCGTGCAGGAGTACTTTGAACACGGCGACACCAATGAAGTAGCG gAGCTCCTGGGTGAACTCAACCTGGGCTCCATGTCTAGCGGGGTGCCCATGCTGGCTGTGAGCCTGGCCCTGGAGGCTAAGGCCAGCCACAGAGAGCTGACGTCCAGGCTGTTGACGGACCTGTGTGGCCGCGTGCTGAGCCGTAGAGACGTGGAGAGCTCATTTGACAAGTTACTAAGGGAGCTGCCTGACCTGGTGTTGGACACACCTGGAGCCCCTCAG CTCGTCGGCCAATTCATTGCCCGGGCTGTCAAAGACAAGATCCTCTCCAAGAGCTACTTAGACGGCTACAAGGGGAGAGTCGACTGTGTCCATGCAAG GGCGGCCTTGGACCGGGCGGCGGTGCTGTTGAAGATGGGTATGGGCGGCCTGCGCATCGACAACCTCTGGGGAACAGGtggtggtcagagacctgtcaCCCAGCTCGTCAGCGAG ATGACCCTGTTGCTGAAGGAGTATCTTCTGTCTGGAGACAACAAGGAAGCGGAGCGGTGTCTGAGAGAACTGGAG GCCATAGTCATGGTCCTGGAATCCAAAGGGGAGAAAACGTTCAAAATGGTTCTGCAGCTGCTGAAGTTTCTGTGGGTGTCCTCCATCATCACTGTGGACCAAATGAGAAGG GGATACGAAAGAGTTTACATGGACATAGCTGAAATCAACATCGACGTCCCTCGTGCGTACTTCATCTTGGAGCAGTTTGTCGACAAGAGTTTCAGTGCTGGCTTCATCTGTGAAAAGCTGAGGGATCTTTGTCCTAGTCG GGGCCGGAAGAGATTTGTGAGCGAGGGGGACGGCGGTCGCTTCAAATTGGAAAGCTACTAA
- the bbip1 gene encoding BBSome-interacting protein 1, with the protein MPEVKSMFREVLPKQGQLSMEDVPTMVLCKPKLMPLKSVTLEKLEKMQLEAQEAIKQQDLALKEQQETQ; encoded by the exons ATGCCTGAAGTCAAATCGATGTTCAGAGAAGTGTTGCCCAAACAAG GGCAGTTGTCCATGGAGGACGTCCCCACCATGGTGCTGTGTAAGCCCAAGCTGATGCCTCTGAAATCAGTCACCCTGGAGAAACTGGAGAAGATGCAACTGGAAGCCCAGGAGGCCATCAAGCAACAGGATCTGGCACTGAAAGAGCAGCAGGAGACACAGTAG
- the pdcd4b gene encoding programmed cell death protein 4b isoform X1: MATDCEAWLNANPLDEDDLSDSFLSGEEENGIITKNIKNEINGNWISAPNSIHEARLKAKAKRRLRKTSSRDSGRGDSFSDNGDPSRGTNGTVPPTSPKSKLLDRKSRAGKGRGLPKKGGAGGKGVWGPPGEVYDLEEVDVKDPNYDEAQENCVYETVVPPLEEGDFEKTLTPIVQEYFEHGDTNEVAELLGELNLGSMSSGVPMLAVSLALEAKASHRELTSRLLTDLCGRVLSRRDVESSFDKLLRELPDLVLDTPGAPQLVGQFIARAVKDKILSKSYLDGYKGRVDCVHARAALDRAAVLLKMGMGGLRIDNLWGTGGGQRPVTQLVSEMTLLLKEYLLSGDNKEAERCLRELEVPHFHHEFVYEAIVMVLESKGEKTFKMVLQLLKFLWVSSIITVDQMRRGYERVYMDIAEINIDVPRAYFILEQFVDKSFSAGFICEKLRDLCPSRGRKRFVSEGDGGRFKLESY, from the exons atggcaACTGACTGCGAGGCATGGCTGAACGCTAACCCCCTTG ACGAAGACGATCTGAGTGACTCTTTCCTATCGGGAGAAGAGGAGAATGGCATTATCACCAAAAACATCAAGAACGAAATAAATGGGAACTGGATTTCGGCACCTAACAGTATCCACGAGGCCCGTCTCAAAGCCAAAGCGAAGAGGAGGCTGAGGAAGACTTCTTCTAGAGACTCTGGGAGAGGGGACTCGTTTAGCGATAACGGGGACCCCTCCCGGGGTACTAACGGTACCGTACCCCCCACCAGCCCCAAGAGCAAACTGCTGGACAGGAAGTCTCGGGCAGGGAAGGGACGAGGACTTCCAAAGAAAG GTGGAGCGGGGGGCAAAGGGGTGTGGGGCCCACCTGGAGAAGTGTACGACCTGGAGGAGGTCGACGTCAAAGACCCCAACTATGACGAAGCTCAG GAGAACTGTGTGTATGAGACGGTGGTTCCTCCGCTGGAGGAGGGGGACTTTGAGAAGACGCTCACTCCCATCGTGCAGGAGTACTTTGAACACGGCGACACCAATGAAGTAGCG gAGCTCCTGGGTGAACTCAACCTGGGCTCCATGTCTAGCGGGGTGCCCATGCTGGCTGTGAGCCTGGCCCTGGAGGCTAAGGCCAGCCACAGAGAGCTGACGTCCAGGCTGTTGACGGACCTGTGTGGCCGCGTGCTGAGCCGTAGAGACGTGGAGAGCTCATTTGACAAGTTACTAAGGGAGCTGCCTGACCTGGTGTTGGACACACCTGGAGCCCCTCAG CTCGTCGGCCAATTCATTGCCCGGGCTGTCAAAGACAAGATCCTCTCCAAGAGCTACTTAGACGGCTACAAGGGGAGAGTCGACTGTGTCCATGCAAG GGCGGCCTTGGACCGGGCGGCGGTGCTGTTGAAGATGGGTATGGGCGGCCTGCGCATCGACAACCTCTGGGGAACAGGtggtggtcagagacctgtcaCCCAGCTCGTCAGCGAG ATGACCCTGTTGCTGAAGGAGTATCTTCTGTCTGGAGACAACAAGGAAGCGGAGCGGTGTCTGAGAGAACTGGAGGTACCTCACTTCCACCATGAGTTTGTCTATGAG GCCATAGTCATGGTCCTGGAATCCAAAGGGGAGAAAACGTTCAAAATGGTTCTGCAGCTGCTGAAGTTTCTGTGGGTGTCCTCCATCATCACTGTGGACCAAATGAGAAGG GGATACGAAAGAGTTTACATGGACATAGCTGAAATCAACATCGACGTCCCTCGTGCGTACTTCATCTTGGAGCAGTTTGTCGACAAGAGTTTCAGTGCTGGCTTCATCTGTGAAAAGCTGAGGGATCTTTGTCCTAGTCG GGGCCGGAAGAGATTTGTGAGCGAGGGGGACGGCGGTCGCTTCAAATTGGAAAGCTACTAA